Part of the Nicotiana sylvestris chromosome 2, ASM39365v2, whole genome shotgun sequence genome, AAAAAAAGGGgcggggtggggtggggtgggtgggtggggggTCTGGTTTTGTTTGTCTATCTTAGTCTTAGAATATGTCACTTGTTCATTTTTCTTCCATGTTAGATGCACAATCCAATTGCAAAAATGATGTGCAGCGTTTAATTTCCTTTTAAGGTATCACTGATACTGGTTGcgttcatctaataatgctattTTGATGTGCTTTTCAAGAATCTCTTCTGATAACCAGTTGCTTCTTCATTTTACTGTTGAAGGATTGGAGCCCTGTCCTTCCCTTTATTAAGGATACTGTCACAAATCTCTGGGCAGAAAGTAACTCTGGTGAGAGCAATTGCACTATCGACATTCTTATGCAACGCCACTTAGGATTCATTATACTTGATGTATTCTGTACATTTTGGTTTGACCACCCCACACACATTCCCTTCCCTGTAGCTTCCACCTACCTCCAAAttgggggggtggggggtgggggggtggAGACAGAGTTACTTATGCATCAGATGGTGCAAAGTATTTCATTGTTATGGTATCGTCTAGATTTGTCACTTTCTTTTCTCTTAATTAGCTTTAGAAAACCTAGATAAGAAGTATCCTCCTCATCTCTTGCTATCCCACTCCCTGCTTCTCTTCTCAGATATGTCTGTGAATCATGAGATCAGGAAAAAGAGGTGCAGGGCCCGGAGTTGCAATCCTACGCTTGAGCTTCCTTCCCCGCAGCCAAAGAAACTAACTGAAGAGTACTCTGTCAGGAGAGAGATTCAATCTTCGCAGAATATTCTGTGGGGAAGTGCTTCTGAAAAGCATGATCCTGAGTCCAGATTTCTCTGTCAGACTGAAAGTTCAAATCGGTCAGTTGATGGATCTACTGGTCATTGCACAATGGGTGTGAACTGGAAATCCAGAAGCTCTCCGCAGCCTTTTTCATCTAATGTTTTCTCTATAGGAGATGATTTCCCGGAGAACAAATTCAATTCTCCAGCTAGCTCCAGTCATAAATCAGACTGCCAGTTAGGTTCAGGATGGAAGGATGAGTGCCTAACAATTGTAGCTGGCTCATCAGAGGAAGCCTCGTTTATGGAGTCTCTTGAGCTTGATTATAGTTCAAATGTGACACATGACAGGAGGAAACCATTTATGCAAAGTTGTTCTTCGCGTAGAAGCCAGATACATGATGGAGCATCTTTTGATAGTGATGAAGATATtaaatttaaaataagtgattacGGAATTAAACGAGATATCCTTGAAGATGATTACAGTGTTAAATTTGAAGTAGTTGATGTTGTTAACCAGGTCCTAGATCAAAGGTTTCCTAGGGGCAAGGagctattttttgaaaatttctcCGGGTGCAGAACTCAAAGCAAGGACATCCTAGATGAAGACAATCATCTTCTTGACTTTGTTAAACAGACTGAAAATTGTGATTCTAGTCAGCTGCCTTTTAGTTCAGATCCATGTCCGCTGCTACCAGTTCCTTTGCTCGGTACCCGTTTTCAAGATGTTGATCCTTATATTGCTGAAAATGGGATTGAAACCTCCGTTAAAGATGAAATTGGTGTCACGTATAATTTTGGAAAACATAATCTCCTGGGTCCTGCCCTACACAATTTGGGAAAAGAGGATTGCTTGTTCCGAAGTTCTGCAAAGTTCGATCTCAATTTTAATGCTTGTTCTGTGGAGGATATGGGCAGAATAGGGGTTCATGATCCGCAGGACATTTACAGTTCAGGTCCTTCTGAATTCTATTATGATGGAGGTGATTTGTCACGTGTACATTCTCATGGTGAAGAAAATCTTAATAATTATTTGATACCACGAGCTATGCTCTCCTCTAGGGTGGATGGAGACTCGCATAAATGGATTGATACAGGAAATCAAGGTATAACAGATAAGCTAAGAAGGCACAGTGGAAGAAGTCATTCAGCTCCTCCATTTTACCAAGGCAAGAAGAAGTTCTTTTCCATGAGTGAGTCTTTAAGAAAAGCAGCAGGAAATAACAACCTTAAAACTGTTCATGATGTACCACTCATGCCAGGTATTTTGTCCTTGAGTGCTTGTTTGTGCTAATAATGAATGATGATGTGCATAACTAATTAATGCTCTTTTGTACCATGCAGAAACTAGTGCTGCAAGGAGACTGCAACATTCTGCAGAAGCTGTTAACTTGGAGCTTCCACAGCAGTCATCCCGTCAATGTGATCAATCTTCCATCCCAAGTTGTGGTGATGGTATATTCTCTAATGTCAGGTACTGTTATCAATTTTTTTTGTGTGGGTGGGGGGGCGGGTGGGGGGGGGGGCGCTCAGGTCTCTCTCTTATATTATCTCTATCAAATATGTTTGTAACTCACACAGCCTGATGTTTTCTCTTCAGGCCAAATGTGAAAACGAAACTTGTTAACATCTGGAATAGCGAACTACAAACTCAAGGGGAGTGGACAAGTACACACAATCTGGAGTCAAAAGAAGGTAAACCAGTTCCTGCCATTCGTTCCTGACCTGAATAAAAGCTGAATGATTCCTAGTGCATGTTTCAGTTTGTTAGCTCATTTCTTTCACCCGCTTTTCAAGATTATCTCAGAGGCCGTTCTTATTAATCATGAAAGTATTCCTCAGTCATAGGTTACAACGTCTCTTTTGTGGTCTCCTAAGCCACATAGTCTCTTTCTATTCCGTCCTGCTTATTTTTTGATCTTGTGATAGAATTGTCATGCCTTACATTTCTATTCAATAATTCAGAATTTGCATCAACAAAAACTCAAAATTTCTTAGATTCTGGGGCAAAATGGAGGAACTACTGTCCAGAGACTGCAGTTGAGTACCTTAGCAACTCCCTGATGTTTTTGTgaattttatttattgttgagaTGGTGAACTTTTTGCTTTTTCAACATGAGGTACAGAGCGGGAGTGGAGCAGAGGATCTTAAGAATCAGGATACCATACTCAATGTCACTTCTGGCATCTTGCATTTTGTTGGTGATTCATTGGTTCCTGATACCATTGATAAAAACTGCCTGGAGGGTGCCAAAGTTCTCCAACAGGTTGATAAGAAGTATATTCCGATTGTGGCGGGCAAAACTCTTGCTATAATTGATCAGGTCTATTCTAATCTTTGCATAGTGCATTGTGGCCGTTCTTGTTTTCTCGTGAATTTCCTTTATGCATTTACTTTAAAGATTGTTTCTCTTAGAGGTCACATAAAATTTGACATAAAAAATATAATCTTGTTTGCCTTGTAAGAAAATATAATATCAGTATAACTAATGCAGCGTTTGATTGGTGGTATTAAACTTTACATTATTAATGCCCTCATAATTTATGCAATAACCTATGCATTGTTTTATGCGGGCTAGAATGTGAAATAAGATAACATGTATAAGCAGTGGATGGATAAGAGTatttgaaaatgttggtttatgtttagttaacaatgacatgctgaaaatgttggtttatgtttagtcaacaatggcatgccaattggaagagttggtggaaagatttggtgtggatgctaggaggaagcttcctcctttgatgtcacccatgacatcaagaggaggtagtttgatgtcaccaatgacatcaagaggaggtctttacctctataaatagatgcactccttcacttgtagaaatcatcccaaaataatacaatacattgtagtgagtagagagttaagagagaaattctcttaagtgtaattgggaaatctccccttcctttgttaatattaaaaagggcaattgttctctggtggacgtaggattattttgatccgaaccacgttaaatcttgtgttctttcttttacgtttccgctaacaattggtatcagagcgacaagattctttaacgatccaaggaggaagaacaagcaaatatgagttccatgaagtttgaaattgatagattcaatggacgcaacaacttcaatatctggaagatccagatgatggcgttactgcggagggaaggttcaatccatgctattgacagaaagtatcctacggatatatcagctcccgacaaggagaagattgaaggggatgcattgagtgcaatccaactatcccttgcacctaacgtgctttgtgaagtgagtacgggtaccgaagagacggccaaacagttgtgggaaaagctagaagggctataccaagaccgatcagtgacaacaagaatgttgttacaacggcgtcttcacacatttaagatggggccaggtacttcgttacaagatcatttagatgcgtttaataaacttgtcatggacttacagattgcaggaattaaaagggaggaggagacgcttgcatgtgctttgctattttcattgacttcaggatatcgtgatattgagaattcaatgatgtatagcaaggagcctatcaagcttgagcaagtgcggcaggcacttaactctagtgatgtgcggaggcacattgaaggagatagagatgaccaggcaagtggcctctttgtaagaggccggactagccaacagggaaagaccaaatcaaagcacagatcaaagtctcgtgtgaacaagaagaatacagagtgttggggttgtggcaagaaggggcactttgaacgagattgcccaatgtcaaagtccaaggaaaaggcgagtgcatctacagttgaacaggtacataattttgataatgattatgtactaacaacatcgtgtaataataatagtagttatgaaaacaaatgggtgttagactctgcttgtactctgcatatgacgttccgaaaagactggtttagcagctacgagaaaagtggaggaaccgtagtaatgggcaataatgcaacttgtgcaatagttggcattggctcagttcgggttcgctgccatgatggaatcgtgaggactattacacaagtccgtcatgttcctgatctgaagaagaatttgatctccttgggtactctggatgaacaaggctacaggtacatgagcgaagcaggaactatgaaggtgactaaaggttctttagtcatgctgaaaggcaagctggagaacggcctttacacattggccggaagcaccattgttggctctgcaaatgcatctacagtgcagttatctaatgatgacaaggcaagactatggcacatgagactgggtcatatgagcgcacgtggactggagatgttgagcaatcgtaaacttttggaaggtgagaagatcagcacgcttgacttctgtgagcactgcgttctagggaagcagaagaaggtcagcttcagcactggcaaacacaagacaagaggagtgctagactacatccattcagatttatggggtccttctaaacttccatcgaagggcggaaagaggtatcttctcatttttattgatgatttctcacgaaaggtttgggtgtattttttgaaggcaaaaagtgatgcttttgaagcatttaaagagtggaagattttgattgaaaatcaaatggagcggaaaatcaagtatcttcgcacagacaatggcttggagttttgcaatgaagagtttaatgaattctgcaaggttcatgggatctcaagacataggactgtcaggcataccccacagcagaatggagttgccgagagaatgaacagaactcttcttgaaaaggctcgttgtatgctcctacaagccaaaatgtccaaagtattttgggctgaagcagttcacactgctgctcatattgtcaatcgatctccagcatcggcaattgactttaagactccgaatgaggtatggtcaggtgaaccctctaactattcatacttacgagtatttgggtgtccagcttattatcacgttaatgaaggaaagcttgaaccaagggctaagaaggccatattcgtagggtatgtggatggagtaaaagggtacaaactttggtgtttgtctttactcaaatttatagttagtagagatgtcaccttcgatgaatcctctatacttgatccccgtaaagtttccgtggagttttcaggaaacaagaacaacgagcaggtggagcttccggtggagcttgccaaggaaaaggatcaagagactcaggttaaagatgagtcagaagatgtaggcgttgaagaacttgctgtcaatgaaccatacacaattgcgaaggggagggagaagaggcagacacgagaaccggaacgccttataaatcaagcaaacttgattgcatatgcgttcgtagctgcacaagaagagattaaagatctggagccctcctcgtatattgaagcaacttcttgcaaggatgccgcacaatggcggttagccatgactgaagagatggagtctcttcacaagaatcagacatgggtcttagtgaaaagacaaaaggggaagaggacagttggatgcaagtgggtctaccgaaagaaagagggaattcctgaagtggaagatgctaggttcaaggcgagattggttgcaaaaggtttcagccaaaaggagggaattgactacaatgagattttctctccggtcgtgaagcatagctcaattcgcgtgctactagcattggttgcacaatttgacttggagcttcaacagcttgatgtcaaaactgctttcttacacggtgatctagaagagacaatctatatggatcaacctgaaggtttcctagctgagggaaaagaagatcacgtatgccaactaaagaagtctttgtatggtttgaagcaatcccctagacagtggtacaagaggtttgatgcattcatgactacacatgaattctcaaggagtgcatttgatagttgtgtgtatcacaagaagatgtctggtaactcaatgatttatttactgttgtatgttgatgatatgcttattgctgctaacaacattacagagataaatgctttgaagaaactattgagtaaggaatttgacatgaaggatttaggagctgcaaagaaaatccttggtatggagatttcaagagaagacgatgttgtacatctttctcagaagaggtatattgaaagggttctcgagagattcaatatgcaaacgtgcaagcctgtaagtacaccattagctcctcattttaaactttcagagtcacaaatgcctcagtccgaggatgaggtggagcatatgtcaaagattccttatgccagtgcagttggtagtattatgtatgctatggtatgcacacgtccagatattgctcaatctgtaagtgtggtaagtagatacatgtccaacccaggaaagaggcattgggaagctgtcaagtggatattgagatatctcaaaggagcttctggtgttggtcttacctttcgaaaaagtggtacaggtatttcaattctcggttatgtggattctgactatgcaggagatcttgacagaagaaggtccacaactgg contains:
- the LOC104237290 gene encoding DNA mismatch repair protein MLH3 isoform X2, producing the protein MGSIKRLPEGIRSSIRSGFILYDFTRVVEELVFNSLDAGATKVYVALSVGTCYIKVNDNGSGVSRDGLVLIGERYVTSKYRHLDDVHAFPASFGFKGEALSSISDVSLLEIVTKTHGKPNGYHKVLKDGKCLYLGIDDDRQDVGTTVIVRDLFYNQPVRRKQMLSNPKRILHSVKECLLRIALVHPSVSFRIVDIESEDDLLCTRASPSPLPLLSSGFGIQDLSSLNKLNASDGSLNLSGYISGPDVYTMKVLQYFYINLRFVSKGPIHKLLNNLAMSFDNASDVERRSSSQMYPLFLLNLNCPRSFYDLTLEPSKASVEFKDWSPVLPFIKDTVTNLWAESNSDMSVNHEIRKKRCRARSCNPTLELPSPQPKKLTEEYSVRREIQSSQNILWGSASEKHDPESRFLCQTESSNRSVDGSTGHCTMGVNWKSRSSPQPFSSNVFSIGDDFPENKFNSPASSSHKSDCQLGSGWKDECLTIVAGSSEEASFMESLELDYSSNVTHDRRKPFMQSCSSRRSQIHDGASFDSDEDIKFKISDYGIKRDILEDDYSVKFEVVDVVNQVLDQRFPRGKELFFENFSGCRTQSKDILDEDNHLLDFVKQTENCDSSQLPFSSDPCPLLPVPLLGTRFQDVDPYIAENGIETSVKDEIGVTYNFGKHNLLGPALHNLGKEDCLFRSSAKFDLNFNACSVEDMGRIGVHDPQDIYSSGPSEFYYDGGDLSRVHSHGEENLNNYLIPRAMLSSRVDGDSHKWIDTGNQGITDKLRRHSGRSHSAPPFYQGKKKFFSMSESLRKAAGNNNLKTVHDVPLMPETSAARRLQHSAEAVNLELPQQSSRQCDQSSIPSCGDGIFSNVRPNVKTKLVNIWNSELQTQGEWTSTHNLESKEEFASTKTQNFLDSGAKWRNYCPETASGSGAEDLKNQDTILNVTSGILHFVGDSLVPDTIDKNCLEGAKVLQQVDKKYIPIVAGKTLAIIDQMSEFVWKNCVRRFYLDK
- the LOC104237290 gene encoding DNA mismatch repair protein MLH3 isoform X1: MGSIKRLPEGIRSSIRSGFILYDFTRVVEELVFNSLDAGATKVYVALSVGTCYIKVNDNGSGVSRDGLVLIGERYVTSKYRHLDDVHAFPASFGFKGEALSSISDVSLLEIVTKTHGKPNGYHKVLKDGKCLYLGIDDDRQDVGTTVIVRDLFYNQPVRRKQMLSNPKRILHSVKECLLRIALVHPSVSFRIVDIESEDDLLCTRASPSPLPLLSSGFGIQDLSSLNKLNASDGSLNLSGYISGPDVYTMKVLQYFYINLRFVSKGPIHKLLNNLAMSFDNASDVERRSSSQMYPLFLLNLNCPRSFYDLTLEPSKASVEFKDWSPVLPFIKDTVTNLWAESNSDMSVNHEIRKKRCRARSCNPTLELPSPQPKKLTEEYSVRREIQSSQNILWGSASEKHDPESRFLCQTESSNRSVDGSTGHCTMGVNWKSRSSPQPFSSNVFSIGDDFPENKFNSPASSSHKSDCQLGSGWKDECLTIVAGSSEEASFMESLELDYSSNVTHDRRKPFMQSCSSRRSQIHDGASFDSDEDIKFKISDYGIKRDILEDDYSVKFEVVDVVNQVLDQRFPRGKELFFENFSGCRTQSKDILDEDNHLLDFVKQTENCDSSQLPFSSDPCPLLPVPLLGTRFQDVDPYIAENGIETSVKDEIGVTYNFGKHNLLGPALHNLGKEDCLFRSSAKFDLNFNACSVEDMGRIGVHDPQDIYSSGPSEFYYDGGDLSRVHSHGEENLNNYLIPRAMLSSRVDGDSHKWIDTGNQGITDKLRRHSGRSHSAPPFYQGKKKFFSMSESLRKAAGNNNLKTVHDVPLMPETSAARRLQHSAEAVNLELPQQSSRQCDQSSIPSCGDGIFSNVRPNVKTKLVNIWNSELQTQGEWTSTHNLESKEEFASTKTQNFLDSGAKWRNYCPETASGSGAEDLKNQDTILNVTSGILHFVGDSLVPDTIDKNCLEGAKVLQQVDKKYIPIVAGKTLAIIDQHAADERIRLEELREKVLSGQMRTTTYLDSEQELVMPEIGYQLLHNYAEQIQNWGWICNIHSQASRSFTRNLNLIHKKPKAVTLLAVPCILGVNLTDVDLLEFLQQLADTDGSSIIPPSVNRVLNSKACRSAIMFGDALLPSECSLIVEELKQTSLCFQCAHGRPTTVPLVNLDALHEQIAKLGSCGRGSSEAWHELHRHEISLEHAAKRLRSAVS